A stretch of Chlamydiota bacterium DNA encodes these proteins:
- the dnaN gene encoding DNA polymerase III subunit beta, whose translation MKIKCLKQDILDGLQAVQSIVGGKTPLAILSNVLLEAEGKELVLTTTDLEVGMRRRVPAKVERKGTVTLPAKRLLAILRELPVTEVTLEATDGKEVEIRYGASYFKVLGLPKDDFPALPQFDKAMSLAIGRAAFAELIRKTHYAVSHDESRYVLNGLHLVLSGKKVIGVATDGRRLALCEAPARIPEGADRGIIIPTKAVIELGRALERKKADEGEKKAEKKDEEMVEVFLGDTQAAFATGDCTLVTRLVEGHFPNYQQVIPQRSAHKLLIGRAELLDAARRVSLLTSEQANSVKIALKKNRLILSTNTPEVGEAQEELTITYIGDEFAIAFNPQYLIDVLKNLDEPEIVFELTDALNPGVVRSGKSFLYVIMPIRLT comes from the coding sequence ATGAAGATCAAGTGCTTGAAACAGGATATCCTGGACGGCCTTCAGGCGGTGCAGAGCATCGTCGGGGGAAAGACGCCGCTCGCCATCCTCTCCAACGTCCTCCTCGAGGCGGAGGGGAAGGAACTGGTGCTGACCACCACGGACCTCGAGGTGGGGATGCGCCGGAGGGTCCCGGCGAAGGTCGAGAGGAAGGGGACGGTCACCCTGCCCGCCAAGCGGCTCCTCGCGATCCTCCGCGAGCTCCCGGTGACGGAGGTGACGCTCGAGGCTACCGACGGCAAGGAGGTCGAGATACGCTACGGCGCCTCGTATTTCAAGGTGCTCGGCCTCCCGAAGGACGACTTCCCCGCGCTGCCGCAGTTCGACAAGGCGATGTCCCTGGCGATCGGCCGGGCGGCGTTCGCCGAGCTGATACGGAAGACGCACTACGCGGTGTCGCACGACGAGAGCCGGTATGTCCTCAACGGCCTCCATCTCGTCCTCTCCGGGAAGAAGGTGATCGGCGTCGCCACGGACGGCAGGCGGCTCGCCCTGTGCGAGGCGCCCGCCCGGATCCCCGAGGGGGCGGACCGGGGCATCATCATCCCGACGAAGGCGGTGATCGAGCTGGGGCGGGCGCTGGAGCGGAAGAAGGCCGACGAGGGGGAGAAGAAGGCGGAGAAGAAGGACGAGGAGATGGTGGAGGTGTTCCTCGGGGATACGCAGGCCGCCTTCGCGACCGGCGACTGCACGCTGGTGACGCGCCTCGTCGAGGGGCATTTCCCCAACTACCAGCAGGTGATCCCGCAGCGCTCGGCGCATAAGCTCCTGATCGGCAGGGCGGAGCTCCTCGACGCCGCCCGGCGCGTCTCGCTCCTCACGAGCGAGCAGGCGAATTCGGTCAAGATCGCCCTGAAGAAGAACCGCCTGATCCTCTCGACGAACACCCCCGAGGTGGGCGAGGCGCAGGAGGAGCTGACGATCACCTACATCGGCGACGAGTTCGCCATCGCCTTCAACCCGCAGTACCTGATCGACGTGCTGAAGAACCTCGACGAACCCGAGATCGTCTTCGAGCTCACCGACGCCCTCAACCCGGGCGTCGTCAGGTCCGGGAAATCGTTCCTGTACGTGATCATGCCGATACGCCTGACCTGA
- a CDS encoding DUF721 domain-containing protein — protein MARDLVPIGDVLGRLLKRLGLERRTREARIALEWGRVVGETIARHSKPVGVRGKTLLVHVDSSVWLAELDRYFKGAMLEKIRDELGERRIVDIRFRIGEI, from the coding sequence ATGGCGAGAGATCTGGTCCCCATCGGGGATGTGCTCGGGCGGCTCCTGAAACGCCTCGGGCTCGAGCGGAGGACGCGGGAGGCGCGGATCGCCCTCGAGTGGGGGAGGGTGGTGGGGGAGACGATCGCGCGCCACTCGAAGCCGGTGGGGGTGCGGGGGAAGACGCTGCTTGTCCATGTGGACTCGTCGGTCTGGCTCGCGGAGCTCGACCGGTATTTCAAGGGGGCGATGCTCGAGAAGATCCGCGACGAGCTGGGGGAGCGGCGCATCGTCGACATCCGGTTCAGGATAGGGGAGATCTAG